Proteins co-encoded in one Aggregicoccus sp. 17bor-14 genomic window:
- a CDS encoding DUF2199 domain-containing protein, translating to MTTGYLCTRCREQHAELPFSYEAPAPTAWSTIPEADRAKRGVLGGEQCVIDGQHHFVKARLLLPVADSKVPFEWVVWVALDPNDFKRMSDLWKKSGREKEPGYPALLATRLPGYARDTVALQGLLRTRPVGERPVLELEQVDHPLVNEQKGGITRKRVQELAELVRHGPQQ from the coding sequence ATGACGACCGGCTACCTGTGCACCCGCTGCCGCGAGCAACACGCGGAGCTCCCCTTCTCCTACGAGGCCCCCGCTCCCACCGCCTGGAGCACCATCCCCGAGGCGGACCGCGCCAAGCGCGGCGTGCTGGGCGGCGAGCAGTGCGTCATCGACGGGCAGCACCACTTCGTGAAGGCGCGGCTGCTGCTGCCCGTGGCGGACTCGAAGGTGCCCTTCGAGTGGGTGGTGTGGGTGGCGCTGGACCCGAACGACTTCAAGCGCATGAGCGACCTGTGGAAGAAGTCGGGCCGCGAGAAGGAGCCCGGCTACCCGGCGCTGCTCGCCACGCGCCTGCCCGGCTACGCGCGCGACACCGTGGCGCTGCAGGGCCTGCTGCGCACGCGGCCCGTGGGCGAGCGCCCCGTGCTGGAGCTCGAGCAGGTGGACCACCCGCTCGTGAACGAGCAGAAGGGCGGCATCACCCGCAAGCGCGTGCAGGAGCTCGCCGAGCTCGTGCGCCACGGGCCGCAGCAGTAG